The nucleotide sequence TCCCGGATTCCGGGCGTGGCTGCCGGCGGGGCTCTCCCCAAATGGCCCAGCCGGCAGCGAATAGCGCCTTGCCGGCCAATAGCCCGCTATATGACCCCGGTCGCCAGCTCTGCCCCCAGCCCGGCCAGGTGCCCGGCGGGCAGCCAAACCAATTTTTTTCGGCCAAAATCTGCCGTTGAAAAATATTTTCAACCAGTACCTTGCGTTGCATAGTACCTTCCGTTATATTTGTCTCATTCTTCACCGATATCTGCCTCAGCCCATGAAAGTCGAGAACACCCAAGTGCAGATGCGGAAGGGCATCCTGGAGTTCTGCATTCTGGAAATCATTGCCCGCGGGGAGGTGTATGCGTCTGATATGCTCGAAGAGCTCACTGCTGCCCGCATGATTGTGGTGGAAGGCACGCTCTACCCGCTGCTGACGCGCCTCAAGAACGCGGGCCTGCTGGACTACACCTGGAAGGAATCCACCTCCGGCCCGCCCCGCAAGTACTACACCCTCACGCCCGACGGCCAGGAGTTTCTGCACCAGCTGCGCCTGACCTGGGAGGAAGTCCAGGACTCCATCCGCATCATCCGCCAGAAGCCGCACGG is from Hymenobacter yonginensis and encodes:
- a CDS encoding PadR family transcriptional regulator, yielding MKVENTQVQMRKGILEFCILEIIARGEVYASDMLEELTAARMIVVEGTLYPLLTRLKNAGLLDYTWKESTSGPPRKYYTLTPDGQEFLHQLRLTWEEVQDSIRIIRQKPHGPAAATPAPLTVAPPDAPSPPDALL